The genomic region CTCTTTTATTAGAAAGAAACCGGACTTTAGAGGTCTTGAAGTATTTGAGATACAAAGTTTCCCCTTTTTTCCTTTTGAAACCAGTTTCTTATTTATTTGATTTATAAAATCACTATTGAACTTTTCTCTGTGCAGATCTCCAAATATCACCTTTTCATCTCCGATTTCTGTAAGTTTCAGCAACTTCAGCTCTATTAGTCCTAAATAATCTGATGGAGGTAACTTAAGTGTTTTACCGTATGCTTTTTCGAAACATAGTGAGATTATGTCCTGCCTAACTTTCAATGACTTAATCCTGCACTCAAGATTCGCAGAAACAACAGCCTTATTCATATTTTTTTCTGCCTGCTCTTTTGCATGTCTCAGAATACTTTCTCTCTCTTTTTTAGCCTGATTTTTTGCTTGTTCCTGTATCTGTTTAATCTCCATGGCTGCTCTATCTCTTAGCACCTTGCACTCCCCTTCAGCATCAGCTTCTATTTTTTTTATAATATTTTCTATAGACATAGTATAACCCTAATTTTTACAGTTGTATTCCTCTAAGAATCAGGAATGATGCAAGTAAACCGAAGATAGCGTATGTTTCAACCAGCGCAGAAAATATTACGGCTTTCATAAAATCCTTCGGCTGTTTTGCCACAACTCCACAGCCAGCAGCGCCCACCTTGCCTTGATGAATACCTGAAAAGTAACCTGTTATTGCCATTGGCAGACATGCGCCAAGTATCTGCAAACCCTGCTGGAGAGATACTGATGGAATCGTCCCTGTAACTAATCCCAGCTTCTGCATAACCAAAAACCCGATAACAAATCCGTATATTCCCTGTGTTCCCGGTAACGCTACCAGAATGAGCAGATTGCCGAATTTTTCAGGTTCTTCACTTAATACTCCTGCTGCTGATTGTCCCACATTGCCAATCCCAATACTTGATCCTGCTCCTGCAAACCCAACAGCTAATGCAGCTCCCATGATTGCTAAATACAACCCTACGTATACTTCCATTCTTCAATCTCCTTATTTAATTATTGTATATTTTGTGTTTTTGCTAAGAGGCTCAAACTGCTCGCCTCCTGAAGCAAAGAAATATGGAAAGAATTCAACATACTGCAGCCTGCTTGAATGAACATACGCGCCGAGTGAATTAACTAGAAAATTCAACGAATGCAGCACGAAAAGTATAATAACCGCCAGAAGTATGTTTACGCCTGGAATGGAAATCCCCAAAGCAATTCCTGCTAACTTGTTTGCAACCAGTGCAATAACCGCAGTAGACAATCCCAGAGCCATTAATCTTGAATACGAAAGTATATTCCCAACAATGTCTTTACCCAGCCATAAACAGCCTATTACTATTCCGGAAAGAACTCTCGCAATTGGATTTTTTTGATCTCTTCCAAAGAAGAGAATTATAACTGCAGCTCCTGCTAAAGCTGGCCATTTTCCCATGCTCTTACCCATTGTTAATAATAGAAGTGATGGCATAATAATGAGCCATGGTATCTGATCAAATATTGCTCCGGCAAAATCTCTACTTTTAATACAATTGTATACTTTAATCAATATTCCCCAGTACAGTTGAATAAATCCCAAAGCCAAGGCTATTATAAAAAACTGCATTGAATCTTTTAGAGGACTAAATATGATGACTTTTTGCAAAAATACTGGAAGTTTTTCTGCCTCTATACCAAACCAGCCTCCTGTAAATACCCCGCAGATAATTGTTGATATTCCAACATATAATATAAGCTTGAAAAATCTTTTAATACCTGGCGTATGAGCTATTGTTGATAAGCCTAAAAGAGCAATAGTGCTTAAAATAAGACCATACCCGGCGTCTGTAAGACACAATCCAAAAAATAAGAAGAAGAATGGAGCCATAAAAGGAGTAGGATCAACAGATGTATTTGCCGGAGTTCCATATAAATCAGTTACCGTCTCAAATGGCTTAAATATAGGCTTGTTTTCAAGATATATGGGTGCTTTCTCTCCCTTAGCAGGATCTACTTTAATTACACTGGATGCTGGAAATCTTGTTGAAATTTGTTTTTTAAATCTTCTAACGTTGTCTTTTTTTAGCCAGCCTCCGAGCAAGAAAGTTTCATTTGATTCTAAAAATTTATTCTGCAGGGATGTTCTATAGTTTAAGCTTAAACTATAATCATAGGCAACCTTTAGTTTGCCTGAATAACGCGTAAGCTCAGTCGCGTCTTTATTGAGGGTTTTATGTTTTTCCTTGAGCCTTTTCAACTGATTGGATATTCTCTCAAGGTTTGAATCTACTGTTCCCTTAAGATTGTATAAGTCTACTCTTTCAACTCCTAGTTTCTTGCATTCGCTAAGTATTTCTTTTTCCTGATCGCGAAAATATATGGCTACAATATTCTCTGTTTCCTGATAGTCTGAAGCTTTTTCACAGTGTAAAAGAGGAAACTTTTTACCCATATAGTTCTTGAAATAAGCAAATTTGCCAGTAGTTCCAGTTAAAAATGCATACTTGATAGTCTCCGTTATATTGAATGTATCTAAAGAGAGGCTAAGGGGTTTCCACGGGATGAGCTGATTATATTGAGCATGAAGCACCCCAATTTCCCTTTCTGTTTTATGCAATTCCTGCTGAATGAGCATACAAGTTTTATGTATCTCTCTATAATCAAATCCTAGAGCTGTTTTTTCAAATTCGTCAGATGATAGCAGGATTTTGCTACCCATCAAACCGGAGATAAAACCTGTTTTTTGCCCAAAACGCGACAAAAAATCTATAGTGGATTGAAGTTCAGAAAGCTCTTTTTTGAATTGATCCAGGTTTGCCTGAACTGGCTTTAGAAAGTCTTTATGTTTTTTAGCCTGTGCTTGCTCAATATGATTAATCTGGATGATATTAAGTGATTCCAAGAAAGAGACAACATCCGGACATTGAGATTTAACTCCAATTATATTGACCTTTTGCATTTGAGAGATAGCCATTAATGTCTTAACTCCTCTAGGATAGTTTTTATAGCACTCTCTTGTTTGAGTTGAGCCTTTTGCTCAAGCGCAGACAGATATTCGGCATTATTTTCGCGTATTTTTTTGACTTGCGCTTTAGCCTGTATATCAGCTTTTGCCAGTATCTTTTTCGCTTCTTCCCTTGCATTTGCGGCAGCCTTTTCAATATAAGCTGATGCATACTTTTGAGCATTTTTTAGATTGGTACTTGTTAGGTGTTTTCCTTTTTCTATAAGCTTTGATGCTTTTTGCTCAGCTTGTTTTACCCTCTCTATTACTTCTTCTATCAAAACTATCTCCCATTACATATAAGACATACACTGGCGCTATGTTAGCATAAATATTGTGAGAGGGTCAAGCGCATTTCGGCAAAAGAATAGGGCCTACAAAATCCAGAATATTTTACCTAGAAAATATAAGCCCTATTAGAGAAAGCTATTTCTTCTTTTTTAGTTTAACCTTGCCTGCTACCTTTTTAGTCTTAGCTGCTATCTTATTCATGAATGTTTCCGGCCCTTCGCTAGCAAGTTCCTTCAGCAGTTTTCCTCTTTTACCCA from bacterium harbors:
- a CDS encoding V-type ATP synthase subunit E family protein, whose translation is MSIENIIKKIEADAEGECKVLRDRAAMEIKQIQEQAKNQAKKERESILRHAKEQAEKNMNKAVVSANLECRIKSLKVRQDIISLCFEKAYGKTLKLPPSDYLGLIELKLLKLTEIGDEKVIFGDLHREKFNSDFINQINKKLVSKGKKGKLCISNTSRPLKSGFFLIKEKQEINASLEQLIKILRHKLLIKINNVLFGQQV
- a CDS encoding V-type ATP synthase subunit K, whose protein sequence is MEVYVGLYLAIMGAALAVGFAGAGSSIGIGNVGQSAAGVLSEEPEKFGNLLILVALPGTQGIYGFVIGFLVMQKLGLVTGTIPSVSLQQGLQILGACLPMAITGYFSGIHQGKVGAAGCGVVAKQPKDFMKAVIFSALVETYAIFGLLASFLILRGIQL
- a CDS encoding V-type ATPase 116kDa subunit family protein, whose protein sequence is MAISQMQKVNIIGVKSQCPDVVSFLESLNIIQINHIEQAQAKKHKDFLKPVQANLDQFKKELSELQSTIDFLSRFGQKTGFISGLMGSKILLSSDEFEKTALGFDYREIHKTCMLIQQELHKTEREIGVLHAQYNQLIPWKPLSLSLDTFNITETIKYAFLTGTTGKFAYFKNYMGKKFPLLHCEKASDYQETENIVAIYFRDQEKEILSECKKLGVERVDLYNLKGTVDSNLERISNQLKRLKEKHKTLNKDATELTRYSGKLKVAYDYSLSLNYRTSLQNKFLESNETFLLGGWLKKDNVRRFKKQISTRFPASSVIKVDPAKGEKAPIYLENKPIFKPFETVTDLYGTPANTSVDPTPFMAPFFFLFFGLCLTDAGYGLILSTIALLGLSTIAHTPGIKRFFKLILYVGISTIICGVFTGGWFGIEAEKLPVFLQKVIIFSPLKDSMQFFIIALALGFIQLYWGILIKVYNCIKSRDFAGAIFDQIPWLIIMPSLLLLTMGKSMGKWPALAGAAVIILFFGRDQKNPIARVLSGIVIGCLWLGKDIVGNILSYSRLMALGLSTAVIALVANKLAGIALGISIPGVNILLAVIILFVLHSLNFLVNSLGAYVHSSRLQYVEFFPYFFASGGEQFEPLSKNTKYTIIK